The Deltaproteobacteria bacterium genome window below encodes:
- a CDS encoding YbaB/EbfC family nucleoid-associated protein: protein MKQAQQMQERLAQIQTEAGDKTVSATAGGGMVSAVVNGRLEVVSLQIDKQVAAGGDLEMLQDLVIAAVNQGIRAAQQMMAAEMSKVTGGLKIPGLT from the coding sequence ATGAAGCAGGCGCAGCAGATGCAAGAGCGCCTGGCGCAGATTCAAACCGAGGCCGGCGATAAGACGGTGTCAGCCACCGCCGGCGGCGGTATGGTCAGCGCCGTGGTCAACGGCCGCTTGGAGGTGGTGAGCTTGCAGATCGACAAACAAGTGGCCGCGGGCGGCGACTTGGAGATGCTGCAAGACCTGGTCATCGCCGCCGTCAACCAAGGCATTCGCGCCGCGCAGCAAATGATGGCGGCCGAAATGAGCAAGGTCACCGGTGGACTGAAGATCCCCGGGCTCACGTGA